TCCGCGAGGCGCTGTCGCGCCTGATGCGCGGCCGCACCGTGATCGCGATCGCGCACCGCCTGGCGACACTACGCAATTTCGACCGCGTGGTGGTGCTGAAGCATGGTAAGATCATCGAGGACGGCCCGCCTGATCGTTTGATGCAGGGACACGGACCCTATCGCGAGCTGGTGACGCAGGAAATGAGCCGGCTCGCACAAGCCGCCGCGTAAGCCGTAAAGCATGATCCGGAAGAAATGTGCGGCGGTTTTCCGAAAGGATCATGCTCAAACAAAAACCTAGAGCGCGATGACGATTCATCCTGATTTCATCGCGCTTTAGAGTCGCGTTCGAGTCGGTCGCGTTTCGAAACAAGCGCAGGGGAGCTGCTCATGTCGGCCGAAGCCGTAACCCAGATCATTTCCGTGTCGCAGACGGTGGAAGCCGTCGCGGAGCAGACGTTCTACATTCCGATGACGGGGCCCGCCGCGCGGCCGCGGCGGTCTCTCAAGCACGACGACACTTTCATCGTGCTCGACAGCCATGGCGATATCGGCGCCTCGGCGGGCGGGCCGGACGGCCTGTTCCACCACGACACGCGTTATCTGGCGCGGCTGGAACTCGTGCTCGACGATCTCCAGCCGCTGCTGCTCGGCTCGAACCTGCGTGACGACAATTCGGCGTTGACGGTCGATCTCACCAATCCCGATATCTACCGTCAGGGCCGCCTCGTATTCCAGAAGGATCTGCTGCACATCGTGCGCACGATCTTCCTGTGGCGCGGCAGCGCCTATCAGCGCATCGGCGTGCAGAACCATGGCGACGCGCGTGCCAGTTTCGAGCTGACACTGCTGTTCGACAACGACTTCGCGGATCTGTTCGAGGTCCGCGGCGAGCGGCGGCCGCGGCGCGGAACCGGCACGAGCAAGCTGCTCGGGCCGACCGACGTGCTGTTCGAGTATCGCGGCCTCGACGACAGCGAGCGCACCACCGGCCTGCATTTCGATCCGCGCCCGACGCGGCTGTCGGTCAATGCCGCGACCTGGCAGCTCGAACTCGATCCGCACGAGGCCAAATCGCTGTTCGTCGCCGTCTCCTGCAACCGGCCGGTGGCTGAAAAGCCGGCGCGGTTCTTTCCGGGTCTGCTGGCCCATCGCCGCGAGATGCGGCGGCACGCGGTGGGCGCGGCGAGCATCGAGACCTCCAACAACATCTTCAACGAGGTGCTGTGCCAGGCCATGGCCGACCTCAACATGCTGACGACGGAGACGCCGCAGGGACGCTATCCCTATGCCGGCATTCCCTGGTACTCGACCACGTTCGGCCGCGACGGCCTGATCACCGCGTTGCAGATGCTCTGGGTCGATCCGCGCGTCGCCAAGGGCGTGCTGCGGCGTCTCGCGCATTTCCAGGCCAAGGCGGTCGATCCGCTCGCCGACGCTGAGCCCGGAAAGATCCTGCACGAGATGCGCGGCGGCGAGATGGCGGCGCTCGGCGAGGTGCCGTTCTCGCAATATTACGGCAGTGTCGATTCGACCGCGTTGTTCGTGCTGCTCGCGGGCAGTTATTTCGAGCGCACCGGCGACGAGGATACGTTGATCGAGCTGTGGCCGGCGATCGAGGCGGGGCTCGCCTGGATCGATGGTCCCGGCGATCCCGACCAGGACGGCTTCGTCGAATACCAGCGCGCGACGGAGAAGGGGCTCGCCAACCAGGGCTGGAAGGATTCCTACGACGCGATCTTCCATGCCGACGGCAAGCTTGCGGAAGGCAACATCGCGCTCGCCGAAGTGCAGGGCTACGTCTACGCCGCCAAGCAACTCGCCGCGCGTTGCGCGCTGCGGCTCGGCAAGCCGGACCGGGTGCGCAAGCTCGAGGCCGACGCCAAGGCGTTGGCTGAGCGCTTCGAGAAGGCGTTCTGGTGCGAGGAGCTCGGCACCTATGCGCTCGCCCTCGACGGCAAGAAGCGCCCCTGCAAGGTGCGGACCTCGAATGCCGGCCAGGTACTGTTCAGCGGCATGATCCGCGAGGACCGCGCCCGTCTCGTGGCCGCCGATCTGATGCGGCCGCATTTCTTCTCGGGATGGGGCATCCGCACCGTCGCGCAAGGCGAGGTGCGCTACAACCCGATGTCCTATCACGACGGGTCGATCTGGCCGCACGACAACGCGCTGATCGCGCTCGGGCTCGCCCGCTACGGCCTCAAGCACTCGGTGGCGCACGTCTTCAAGGGGCTGTTCGACGCGGCGACCTACATGGATCTGCGCCGGCTGCCCGAATTGTTCTGCGGCTTCCGGCGCGAGAAGCGGCGCGGCCCGACGCTCTATCCGGTCGCCTGCGCGCCGCAGGCCTGGGCCAGCGCGACGCCGTTCACGCTGCTGGAGGCGGCGCTCGGCATCGAGTTCGACGTGGCACGCGGCGAGATTCGGCTGCGAAATCCGCATCTGCCCGCGTTCCTGAACGAGGTGATCCTGCGCGATCTCAGGCTCGGCGAATCCAGCGTCGACTTACGCGTCAGCCGCCACGGCGACGACGTGGCGCTGGAAGTGTTGCGCACGCGCGGCCAGATCCAGGTCTCGATCGTGCTGGCGCGCTAGCGGCGCGAGGAGGGGTTCATGCGTACCGCCAGATGGTTTGTACTGAGCATGGCGATCGTCGCGGGATTGACGGTCGCCGTATCGCGCGCGGCGGAGGAACCGTCCGCCGCGCCACCCGCGCCCCCGAGCGAAGCAAACGCACCGGCAACGGTGCAACCGCCGGCCCCGACCGTTCCGGTCACTCCCAAGGACGCCGCGCCGCCCCCGTCCGTGACCATCATCGGCGCGAGCGAGGCGCATGGCGTGCTCGGCCGTGACGTGCGCAGCGCCGCCGGCGAGGATATGGGCCGCATCGTCGACGTCGTCGTCGATCGCACCGGCCACGTACGCGCCGCTGCGATCGATTTCGGCGGCTTTCTCGGCGTCGGCAGCCGCAAGATCGTAGTGGACTGGAACGCGCTGCGTTTCGGCAAGATCGCCAACAAGAAGGACAGCATCACGCTGGAATTGACCAAGGCGCAGGTCGCGGCCGCGCCGGAATACAAGGAGGACACGCCGATCGTGGTGCTCGGCGCGTCAGGCAGCCTTCAACCGCTGCAAGCAATCCAGTGAGGTGCCGGGAGGGCTGACCGCCTGTGCTGTTGTCGAGGAAGCCGAAACACGCAGATCGCGACGGCGGCGTCGAAAAGGACAACGTGGCCGCGCCACCGGCCGCCGGCCTTCCGGCGCCCTCGCGCCAGAGCCAGCGCGGTCTCGACTGGTTCATTTTCTTCCTGGCCGACGTGCAGACCGGATTTGGTCCCTTCATTGCGGTTTATCTCACGACGCAGAAATGGACCCAGGTCGAGATCGGCTTCGTGCTGTCGATCGGCGGCATCGTCGCCCTTATCGGCCAGATACCCGGCGGCGCCATCATCGATGCGGCGAAATCGGAACGGCTGGTCGCAGCCCTTGCGATCGCGACCATCGGCTGCTGCGCGCTGGCCTATGCGGCGATGCCGATCTTCCCCGTCGTGGTGACCGCGGCCACCCTGCATGCGATGGCGAGCTGCGTGCTGGGTCCGGCGATCGCGGCCATTAGCCTCGGCCTCGTCGGTCCGCTCGCGATCGGCGAACGTCTCGGCCGCAACGCGCGGTTTGCCTCACTCGGCAACGGCGTCGCTGCGGCAGTGATGGGCACAGCCGGCTACCTGCTCTCCAGCCGCTCGGTGTTCCTGGTCACCTTCCTGCTCGTGATCCCGACGCTGATCGCGCTCTCGCGCATCCGCGAGCATGAGATCGACATCGCACGCTCTCACGGCGAGATGCCGCGCGAATCGGCGGACCGCGGCGACACCAACATCTGGCACCTGATCCGGCAGCGTCCGCTCATCGTCTTCGCGCTCAGCGTGCTCATGTTGCAGCTCGCGAATGCCGCGATGATGCCGCTGATGGCAAGCGCGGTGACGGCGCGGTCCGCCCAGTGGGCGACGGTGCTCGTCGCCTTCTGCATCGTCGTTCCGCAGGCGATCGTGGCGCTGCTGTCGCCGACGGTCGGGCGCAAGGCGCAGCTCTGGGGCCGGCGGCCGCTGCTGCTGATCGGCTTCGCTGCGCTGGCGATTCGCGGCCTGTTGTTCGCGATCGTGCGCGATCCCTATCTCCTGGTGCTCGTGCAAGTGTTCGACGGCATTACCGCGGCGGTCTTCGCGGTGATGATCCCGCTGATCGTCGCCGACGTCGCCTTCGGTAGCGGGCATTTCAACCTGGCGCAGGGCATCGTCGGCACCGCAACGGGCATCGGCGCGTCGTTGAGTACCGTGCTTGGCGGCTATGTCAGCGACAAGTTCGGCAATGCCACCGCGTTCATCGGACTGTCCGCCGTTGCCGCGGCGGGACTCCTGCTCATCTTCTTCGTGATGCCGGAGACACGGCGCACGGGCCTGGCCGCCACGAAAGAAACGGCCGGCTGAACCAATTCAGCCGGCCAAAGTGGGTCGTCGGACATCAGGGGTCGAGATTGTGCAGGCGTTGGCGGTTGCGCAGCACGATCTGGCGGGCACCGGAGAAGCCCAGGATGCCCTCGGTGTGAAGCTGCGACAGCGCGCGTGACACGGTCTCGAGAGTAAGGCCGAGATAGTCGCCGATGTCGCGGCGGCACATCGGCAGCGCCATCATGCCGGCGACGGCGAGGCGGCGATCCATTTCGAGCAGGAAGGTCGCAACGCGCTCCATCGCGGTCTTGCGGCCCAGCAGCAGCATGTGGTCTTCGGCGTGGCGGAGCTCGGAAGCCGTCATGGCCCAGAGCTTGCGGGCGACCTGGACGTCGACGCCGGCGGCCTTCTCGAGGCTGGCGCGCTTCACGAGACGCACGGTGGTGTCGATGATGGCTTCGGCGGCGAGGCGGTGGGTAGCGCCGGATTCGAGGCCGAACACGTCGCCGGGAAGATGGAAGGCGCCGATCTGGCGGCGGCCGTCGGAGAGGAGCTTGTAGCTGCGCACTGCGCCTGTGATGACCTGGTAGACATATTCGGCCGGCTCGTCCTCACCGTAGATTTCCTCGTCCTTGCGATAGGAGAACTCCGTGGCGACGAGGCCGACATGGCCGGTGATCGCGCCGAACTGGTCAGTCACGGGATGGGCAGGGGCAATCTTGCCGCGAACTTGCGTGTTGATCGCCTGGGTGTTGATCGTCTGGGTCAGCATCGCGCCATCTCCGTTGTGATGACGCTTTCGTACGCGGTATCGGGGGGGTCGAAAATTTCGAGCGATATCTTAAGGGGGTCGCCTTACGTAGAATCCCGTAGGTCAACTTCCTTGCCGATCCTGAATGACGCGGCGGATACGTTTGACCAGGTTTTCGTCGAGAAGCGGCTTGAGAATCACGTCTTTGATGCCCGCGGCGGCGGCCCGCGCCGAAATATTCCGGTCCGGGTATCCGGTGATCAGGATGACCGGGACATCGCCGCCGGCTGCGCGCAGCCGGCCGACGAGCTCAAGGCCATTGATGCCGGGCATCTTGTAGTCGATCACGTAGCAATTGGCGCCGCGTGTGCCGGTGGCGTTGAGCAGCGCCGTCGCGTTCCTGAAGGTCCGCACGGCGAAACCGTCGGTTTCCAGAAGGAATTGCAGCGATCCCAGCACAGCGGCATCGTCGTCGACCACGTAGATGGTGGGTTTTGCCGATGACGCCATTGCGAGCCGCTGAGGGTGCGAGCCAACCTCGATCATGCAGCCTTGGCTATCACGGCCCACGGAAGCCAAACTTGACCTGGCTCAAGGCCACCTTCCTCAATCGTTGAGCATGCCGGCGCGCATCGCCATGCGGACGAGCTCCGAGAGGCTGTTGGCCTGCATCTTGGTCATCACATTGGCCCGGTAGACCTCGATGGTCCGCGGGCTGATGTCGTATTCGCGGGCGATCAGCTTGTTGGAGAGGCCGGCGATCAAGCCCTCCATGACCTGGCGTTCGCGCGGGCTCAAGGAGGCGACGCGGGCGGCGATGTCCTGCGAAATGGCTTCGCTCTTGGCTGCCGGTTCGGCCTGGCGGATCGCCGTTTCGATCATGGTGATCAGACGATCGTCCTCGAACGGTTTCTCCAGGAAATCGACCGCGCCGAGTTTCATCGCCTCGACCGCGAGCGGCACGTCGCCATGACCAGTCATGATCAGGATCGGGAACGGGCTGTTCTGCGCCTTCATGCGCTTGAGAAGCTCGATCCCGTCGATTCCAGGCATCCGCACGTCGGAGACGACGCAACCGAAGGCGAGGCCGGGCAGGGTGTTGATGAAATCCTTCGCGTTGTCGAACAGCGTAACGCCGAAGCCCGAGGACTCCAGCAGGAAATTCAACGAGTCCCGCATCGCGGCGTCGTCGTCGATGACGTAGACATGTCCCTTGGTCGCCATGAATCAATTCTCGTCGGTTGCCGGCAGGGTGAAGCGGAATGTCGCCCCGCCCGATGCATTGCTTTCGGCCCACATGCGGCCGCCGTGGGCCTCGATGATCGAGCGGCTGATGGACAGGCCGACGCCCATGCCAGTTTCCTTGGTGGTGAAAAA
This genomic stretch from Bradyrhizobium daqingense harbors:
- a CDS encoding amylo-alpha-1,6-glucosidase, with product MSAEAVTQIISVSQTVEAVAEQTFYIPMTGPAARPRRSLKHDDTFIVLDSHGDIGASAGGPDGLFHHDTRYLARLELVLDDLQPLLLGSNLRDDNSALTVDLTNPDIYRQGRLVFQKDLLHIVRTIFLWRGSAYQRIGVQNHGDARASFELTLLFDNDFADLFEVRGERRPRRGTGTSKLLGPTDVLFEYRGLDDSERTTGLHFDPRPTRLSVNAATWQLELDPHEAKSLFVAVSCNRPVAEKPARFFPGLLAHRREMRRHAVGAASIETSNNIFNEVLCQAMADLNMLTTETPQGRYPYAGIPWYSTTFGRDGLITALQMLWVDPRVAKGVLRRLAHFQAKAVDPLADAEPGKILHEMRGGEMAALGEVPFSQYYGSVDSTALFVLLAGSYFERTGDEDTLIELWPAIEAGLAWIDGPGDPDQDGFVEYQRATEKGLANQGWKDSYDAIFHADGKLAEGNIALAEVQGYVYAAKQLAARCALRLGKPDRVRKLEADAKALAERFEKAFWCEELGTYALALDGKKRPCKVRTSNAGQVLFSGMIREDRARLVAADLMRPHFFSGWGIRTVAQGEVRYNPMSYHDGSIWPHDNALIALGLARYGLKHSVAHVFKGLFDAATYMDLRRLPELFCGFRREKRRGPTLYPVACAPQAWASATPFTLLEAALGIEFDVARGEIRLRNPHLPAFLNEVILRDLRLGESSVDLRVSRHGDDVALEVLRTRGQIQVSIVLAR
- a CDS encoding PRC-barrel domain-containing protein → MRTARWFVLSMAIVAGLTVAVSRAAEEPSAAPPAPPSEANAPATVQPPAPTVPVTPKDAAPPPSVTIIGASEAHGVLGRDVRSAAGEDMGRIVDVVVDRTGHVRAAAIDFGGFLGVGSRKIVVDWNALRFGKIANKKDSITLELTKAQVAAAPEYKEDTPIVVLGASGSLQPLQAIQ
- a CDS encoding MFS transporter is translated as MLLSRKPKHADRDGGVEKDNVAAPPAAGLPAPSRQSQRGLDWFIFFLADVQTGFGPFIAVYLTTQKWTQVEIGFVLSIGGIVALIGQIPGGAIIDAAKSERLVAALAIATIGCCALAYAAMPIFPVVVTAATLHAMASCVLGPAIAAISLGLVGPLAIGERLGRNARFASLGNGVAAAVMGTAGYLLSSRSVFLVTFLLVIPTLIALSRIREHEIDIARSHGEMPRESADRGDTNIWHLIRQRPLIVFALSVLMLQLANAAMMPLMASAVTARSAQWATVLVAFCIVVPQAIVALLSPTVGRKAQLWGRRPLLLIGFAALAIRGLLFAIVRDPYLLVLVQVFDGITAAVFAVMIPLIVADVAFGSGHFNLAQGIVGTATGIGASLSTVLGGYVSDKFGNATAFIGLSAVAAAGLLLIFFVMPETRRTGLAATKETAG
- a CDS encoding helix-turn-helix domain-containing protein translates to MLTQTINTQAINTQVRGKIAPAHPVTDQFGAITGHVGLVATEFSYRKDEEIYGEDEPAEYVYQVITGAVRSYKLLSDGRRQIGAFHLPGDVFGLESGATHRLAAEAIIDTTVRLVKRASLEKAAGVDVQVARKLWAMTASELRHAEDHMLLLGRKTAMERVATFLLEMDRRLAVAGMMALPMCRRDIGDYLGLTLETVSRALSQLHTEGILGFSGARQIVLRNRQRLHNLDP
- a CDS encoding response regulator translates to MIEVGSHPQRLAMASSAKPTIYVVDDDAAVLGSLQFLLETDGFAVRTFRNATALLNATGTRGANCYVIDYKMPGINGLELVGRLRAAGGDVPVILITGYPDRNISARAAAAGIKDVILKPLLDENLVKRIRRVIQDRQGS
- the fixJ gene encoding response regulator FixJ → MATKGHVYVIDDDAAMRDSLNFLLESSGFGVTLFDNAKDFINTLPGLAFGCVVSDVRMPGIDGIELLKRMKAQNSPFPILIMTGHGDVPLAVEAMKLGAVDFLEKPFEDDRLITMIETAIRQAEPAAKSEAISQDIAARVASLSPRERQVMEGLIAGLSNKLIAREYDISPRTIEVYRANVMTKMQANSLSELVRMAMRAGMLND